Proteins from a single region of Larus michahellis chromosome 13, bLarMic1.1, whole genome shotgun sequence:
- the DENR gene encoding density-regulated protein, whose product MATDVAEPVVPDCRGDVRSGARSDADYPLRVLYCGVCSLPTEYCEYMPDVTKCRQWLEKNFPDEFAKLTVENSPKQEAGVGEGQGTAGEEEEKKKQKRGGRGQIKQKKKTVPQKVTIAKIPRAKKKYVTRVCGLATFEIDLKEAQRFFAQKFSCGASVTGEDEIIIQGDFTDDIIDVIQEKWPEVDDDSIEDLGEVKK is encoded by the exons ATGGCCACAGATGTAGCTGAGCCTGTGGTCCCTGACTGCAGAGGAGACGTAAGGAGCGGTGCCAGGTCAGATGCCGACTATCCTCTTCGGGTTCTCTACTGTGGAG tCTGTTCATTGCCAACAGAg TACTGCGAATACATGCCTGATGTGACTAAATGCAGACAATGGTTAGAAAAGAATTTTCCAGATGAGTTTGCAAAACTTACAGTAG AAAATTCACCTAAACAGGAAGCTGGGGTCGGAGAAGGCCAAGGAACTGcgggagaagaagaagagaagaagaaacaaaagagag GGGGAAGAGgtcagataaaacagaaaaagaagactgTACCACAGAAAGTTACAATAGCTAAAATTCctagagcaaagaaaaaatatgtcaCAAGAGTATGTGGCCTTGCAACATTTG AAATTGATCTTAAAGAAGCACAAAGGTTTTTCGCTCAGAAATTTTCCTGCGGTGCCTCAGTAACAGGAGAAGACGAGATCATCATTCAGGGGGATTTTACAGATGACATTATCGATGTAATCCAGGAGAAATGGCCTGAG gtggaTGATGATAGCATTGAAGATCTTGGAGAAGTCAAGAAGTGA